CGCGCTACCATGGCTGCTTTCTCCCATGACCGGAGCACGCGATGAGCACCCGAGTCGAGCACGACAGCCTGGGCGAGATCGCGGTTCCGGCTGACGCCCTCTACGGCGCGCAAACTCAGCGTGCCGTCGATAATTTTCAATTGAGCGGTCTGCGCATGCCACGGCCGTTTCTGCGGGGCTTAGGCCTGGTGAAGGCCTGTTGCGCGCGCGTGAACCAGGAGCTCGGCCTGCTGGATGGTTCGATCGGGGCGGCGGTGTTCGATGCCGCGATGCGCGTCGCTCGCGGCGAGCTGGACGCGCACTTTCCGCTCGACATCTTCCAGACGGGCTCCGGCACCAGCACGAACATGAATGCGAACGAGGTGATCGCGCAGGTCGCGACCGCAGCGCTCGGGCGCGCGGTGCATCCGAACGACCACGTCAACATGAGTCAAAGCAGCAACGACGTGATACCGACCGTGATCCACGTGAGCGCGGCGCTGCTGGTCGAAGAACAACTTCGGCCGGGGCTGGACACGCTGGCAGGGACGATCGAAGCCCGCGCAGCCGAGATGCAAGCCATCGTGAAAACCGGCCGCACGCACCTCATGGATGCGATGCCCTTGACGGCTGCGCAGGAGCTCGGCGGATGGGCAGCGCAGGTCCGCCACGACATCGAGCGCATCGACAACGTCGCTCCTCGGCTGCGGGCGCTGGCGCAGGGTGGTACGGCAGTCGGAACCGGCGTGAACGCGCCGGCCGATTTCGGGCCGCGCGTGGCGCGGGCGCTGTCGGATGAAACCGGCGTCGTCTTTTCGGCCAGCGAGAATTATTTCGAAGCGCTCAGCTGCCAGGACACCGCGGTCGAGTTGAGCGGGCAGCTCAAGGTGACGGCGGTGAGCCTGATGAAGATCGCGAACGACCTGCGCTGGATGAACAGCGGTCCGCTGACGGGGCTGGCGGAGATCAGCCTGCCGGCCTTGCAGCTCGGCAGCAGCATCATGCCGGGCAAGATCAATCCGGTGATTCCCGAAGCGGTCGCGATGGTGTGCGCCAAGGTGATCGGCAACGACGCCACTGTCACCGTCGCCGGCCAGTCGGGCAACTTTCAGTTGAACGTCATGCTGCCGTTGATCGCGCACGATCTGCTGCAGTCGACCGAGCTGCTGGCGCACGCCTGCCGCGCGCTGGCCAGCCGAGCCATCGCCGGCATGACGATCAACGAGGCGAGACTACGCGAACAGCTGGGCTGCAACCCGATCCTGGTGACCGGGCTCAATCGGCGCATCGGCTACGAGCGCGGCGCGCAGATCGCAAAGCGCGCTTATGCGGAGGGCCGGCCGATCCTGGACGTGGCGGTCGAGATGACGGGCCTCGCACGCGAAGAGCTCGAGCGCTTGCTCGAACCCGCGGCCCTCACCCGGCCCGGCGTGCGCGACTAGAGCGAATCGACGGTGTGGTTCTCGGTCGCGTGAGACCACCCCGTCCGCGACGTTGTCGCGTCCAGCCCCTCCTTGAAAAGGAGGGGAGGTCTATTGCCCCTCCTCTCACGAGGAGGGGCGCCGGCGAAGGAGGCGGGGTGGTGTGGTTTGCATGCGGCGAATCACTTGTTCTCCACCGCGTAAACGTCCGTGATGTCACGCAGGCCCTTGAACTCGATCGCGTTGCCGCAGGTATCGGTCACGGTCATGAGCATCTGCTCGCGGATCGTGCCCTTCTGCGTTACCGCCGGCTTGTTGAGGAAGTCCGCCCCATGTGCCGTGAGCTTCTCAGCCGTGCGCTGAAAGTCCTCCAAGGTCATCACCACGCCGAAATGACGCAACGGCGTCTTGCCGGATTCTCCCAATTTTCTTCCCTGGCCGCCCACGATCTCGGTCGGAGCCAGATGGGCCACGATGTGGTGACCGAAGAAGTTGAAGTCCGCCCGTCCCGGCAGCTTGCGGCCTTCGGGGCAGCCGAGCAGCTCGCCGTAGAAGTTACGCGCGCGATCCAGATCGTCGACCGCGAACGAGAAGTGGAACAGGGTCGGTGCGCTGCTGCTTGTCGTCATACCTGACCTCCTCCGGATGCACATCTCACCTCGACGGCCAAGCCGTCGGAGGCCGGCGTCGATTCGCTTTGCGGTCGATCCCCACTGCGTGGGCACCTCCGAACCGATAGATGCAACTGAAACCGCCAAGCCGTCGGTGCCCGGCGCCATTCGCTTTGCGGTCGATCCCCACTGCGTGGGGCCCCTCGCCCGGGAAGCTCATGTTGCCGCCCCTCGCCCGGGAAGCTCACGCCGCCCTCGGGGTGGATGAACGAAACGCCGTGACTACGCGACCGCGCGTGCGCCATCAAGCCTTGAACACCACCGGCGCGAGCGTGTTCTGGTCGATCGCAACCTCGACCAGCGCCGGCTTGCCGGACCCCAGTGCGCGTTCGAGCGCGCCCTTCAAGTCCTGCGGTTTTGTGACCTGCTCGCCGTGCCCGCCGAACGAGCGCACCAGCGCGGCAAAGTCCGGATTGCGATAGTCGACGGCGAACAGCCGCCCGCCGTAGTGCGCCTGCTGGAACGCGCGCTCGTTGCCGAGCCCCTGGTCGTTGAACACGACCAGCACTACCGGAATGTTTTCGCGCATCGCGGTCTCGAACTCGCCGATGTTGCACAGCGCGCCCATGTCGCCGGCGGCGGCGATGATCGGCCGATCGGGCCGCGCCAGCTTGGCGCCGAGCGCGATCGGGAACGCGCCGCCCACCGAACCCCAGTCCTCGATGGTGATGAAGGTGCCGGGCGCGTAGGTGCCATAGTAGTTGCGTACATGCTTACCGGCGTTGCCCGCATCGGTGACGACCATGCCGTTTCTCGGCAGCACTTCGCGCAAGGTATGCGCGACGAACTGCGGCTGGATCGGCACGGCGTCCGGACGCACGATTGCGTTGCGCTCGCTGTCGTGTTTGTCGCGCACCTTTGCGACGTCGATCCAAGCCTTGCGCAATCCCTTCGCCCCGGCGCGCTGGCTCAAGCCGGCGATGAAGCTCGCCGTCGACCCCGTGACGGCGACGCTCACCGGGAACACGATGCCGATGTGGCCCGGCGCCGCGGTATGGTGGACGAGCTTCGCATCCTTGCTGAAGATGCCGTACCGGAACATGGTCGAATACACGTCCATGTGCGCACCGATCGCGACGATGACGTCGGCCTGCGGCACGGTGGTATTGGCGCTCTCCCAGCCATTGCGCCCGAGCGGCCCCAGGGCGCTGGCATGATCGGTCGGAAACGCATCGGGCGAGTATTGCAGCGCCGCCACCGGGATGCCGGTGCGATCGGCCAGCTCGATCATCGCGGCGGCTGCCTGCTCGTTCAGCACGCCGCGGCCGACCACGAACACCGGCCGCTGCGCGGCGGCGATCGCTTCGAAGGCGCGATCGATCTGCGCGGGATCGCAGACCGGCAGCACGCTATTGCGATAGGCCGCGGGCTCGATCGCTTCCTGCTCGATCGATTGCAGCAGGATCTCGCTGGAGGCTTCCACGTGCGTCGGGCCGCGCGGCTCGGTCAAGGCGACGCGGAAGGCCTTGCGCATCGACTCCTGCACCTTGGCGGTGTTGGGGATGCTGTAAGCCCACTTGGTGAGCGGGCGCATGAACGCCACTTGATCCATGTCCTGAGTCGCGTCGCGCTCGCGCACCTCGCTTTCCTGCACGCCGCACACGCTGATCACCGGAAGGAACGCGCGGTTGGCTGCGCCGATTCCGGTTGCGAGGTTGGTCACGCCGGGGCCTTCGGTCGCGGTGACCACCGACGCCTTGCCGGAAGCGCGCGCGAAACCATACGCCATGAAGGCGGCGCCTTGCTCGTGGCGGGTGAGGATGAAGCGGATGCGCGGCGTGTCGCG
This genomic window from Betaproteobacteria bacterium contains:
- a CDS encoding aspartate ammonia-lyase, yielding MSTRVEHDSLGEIAVPADALYGAQTQRAVDNFQLSGLRMPRPFLRGLGLVKACCARVNQELGLLDGSIGAAVFDAAMRVARGELDAHFPLDIFQTGSGTSTNMNANEVIAQVATAALGRAVHPNDHVNMSQSSNDVIPTVIHVSAALLVEEQLRPGLDTLAGTIEARAAEMQAIVKTGRTHLMDAMPLTAAQELGGWAAQVRHDIERIDNVAPRLRALAQGGTAVGTGVNAPADFGPRVARALSDETGVVFSASENYFEALSCQDTAVELSGQLKVTAVSLMKIANDLRWMNSGPLTGLAEISLPALQLGSSIMPGKINPVIPEAVAMVCAKVIGNDATVTVAGQSGNFQLNVMLPLIAHDLLQSTELLAHACRALASRAIAGMTINEARLREQLGCNPILVTGLNRRIGYERGAQIAKRAYAEGRPILDVAVEMTGLAREELERLLEPAALTRPGVRD
- a CDS encoding glyoxalase, which translates into the protein MAPGTDGLAVSVASIGSEVPTQWGSTAKRIDAGLRRLGRRGEMCIRRRSGMTTSSSAPTLFHFSFAVDDLDRARNFYGELLGCPEGRKLPGRADFNFFGHHIVAHLAPTEIVGGQGRKLGESGKTPLRHFGVVMTLEDFQRTAEKLTAHGADFLNKPAVTQKGTIREQMLMTVTDTCGNAIEFKGLRDITDVYAVENK